Proteins from a genomic interval of Cottoperca gobio chromosome 8, fCotGob3.1, whole genome shotgun sequence:
- the wbp11 gene encoding WW domain-binding protein 11: MGRRSTSSTKSGKFMNPTDQARKEARKRELKKNKKQRMMVRAAVLKMKDPRQIIRDMEKLDEMEFNPVQQPLLNEKVLRDKRKKLRETFERIVRLYERENPDTYKELRKLELDYETKRGQLALYFDSVKNAESVEVDSIPLPDMPHAPSNIHIQDIPLPGAQPPSILKKNATFGKGPLSASSGPVVATVPGVPRLPPGRKPPGPPPGPPPPQVLALYGIPARRAFGTDTEPSIPGLEKELAMELGRDRDSGSESDRDRDDVEDDESDSEEDSEEERDEGGDGDQRMSVDRQDDEREREEDRDRNERHAGRSVRFADMPPEAPRDGKKKKKRVVKKTKAITPLQAMMLRMAGQSIPEDEEEEEVEEEYTDESDNSDIEDRGPPGESQPHLMPNQRLPPPAGPVGPQGPPHLQGPPMTGPPPLGPPPNPPMRPPGPPSGPPPGPPPGAPPFLRPPGIPGGMRGPMPRLLPPGPPPGRPPGPPPGPPPGLPPGPPPRGPPPRLPPPAPPGIPPPPPRAGGPPRPLAPPLSLFPPPLNSNVLSAPPNIVQRQKGSGPNLDGSQNNMPPPAMPMPMSMRPGVMQMPPPPGTASANTGVNPGGNPSSHHHAATIEKRANITSVAAAGGSLAAGAGSGGATISAKPQIINPKTEVTRFVPTALRVRRDKGGAMPGAAAGPHERLGRRKDESMLGQGQKQQATAASMGYVNPSQMSAVSQSNMKSKDQMYEAFMREMEGLL; this comes from the exons ATGGGGCGACGTTCAACCTCCTCCACCAAGAGTGGGAAGTTTATGAATCCCACCGACCAGGCCA GAAAGGAGGCCAGGAAAAGGGAGTTAAAAAAG AACAAGAAGCAGAGAATGATGGTGAGAGCGGCGGTGCTGAAGATGAAGGACCCCAGACAGATCATCAGAGACATGGAGAAGCtggatgagatgg AGTTCAACCCAGTTCAGCAGCCCTTGCTGAATGAGAAAGTGCTGAGGGATAAGAGGAAGAAGTTGCGTGAGACATTTGAGCGCATCGTCCGTCTGTACGAGAGAGAGAATCCCGACACCTACAAGGAGCTACGTAAACTGGAGTTGGACTATGAGACCAAACGGGGGCAGCTGGCTCTCTATTTTGACTCAGTcaag AATGCCGAGTCAGTGGAGGTCGACAGTATCCCTTTACCAGATATGCCTCACGCCCCCTCCAATATCCACATCCAGGACATCCCTCTACCAGGAGCTCAGCCTCCGTCCATACTGAAGAAGAACGCCACTTTTGG TAAAGGACCTCTGTCGGCATCTTCTGGACCCGTTGTGGCAACAGTGCCAGGCGTGCCACGTTTACCTCCAGGGAGGAAGCCCCCTGGACCCCCACCTGGGCCCCCACCTCCACAGGTCCTGGCACTGTACGGCATTCCTGCTCGACGAGCTTTCGGCACAGACACCG AGCCTTCCATTCCCGGTTTAGAAAAAGAGTTGGCGATGGAGTTGGGAAGAGATCGGGACAGCGGCAGTGAGAGCGACAGAGATCGGGATGATGTGGAAGACGACGAAAGCGACTCCGAGGAGGACAGCGAAGAAGAGCGAGATGAAGGGGGAGACGGTGACCAGAGAATGAGTGTGGACAGGCAGGATgatgagagggaaagagaggaggatagAGACCGAAATGAAAGACATGCTG GTCGCAGTGTACGTTTCGCAGACATGCCTCCAGAGGCACCCCGTGacggaaagaagaagaaaaagagggtgGTGAAGAAAACCAAGGCCATTACCCCTCTGCAGGCCATGATGTTGAGGATGGCAG GTCAGTCAATTCCTGAagacgaggaagaagaagaggtagaggaggaatACACAGATGAATCAGACAACTCCGACATCGAGGACAGGGGACCACCAGGGGAAAGTCAGCCCCACCTTATGCCTAATCAGCGTCTACCCCCTCCTGCTGGACCAGTGGGACCGCAAGGGCCTCCACACTTGCAAGGTCCACCAATGACAGGGCCTCCACCACTGGGTCCACCCCCAAATCCTCCCATGAGGCCTCCTGGTCCACCCTCTGGCCCGCCTCCTGGCCCACCACCAG GTGCTCCTCCATTCCTGAGGCCTCCTGGTATACCTGGAGGCATGAGGGGTCCAATGCCTCGTCTTCTGCCTCCTGGACCGCCGCCAGGTCGGCCCCCAGGCCCCCCACCTGGTCCCCCTCCTGGTCTTCCACCAGGTCCCCCACCACGAGGACCACCTCCCAGACTACCACCCCCGGCACCACCAG GTATCCCCCCTCCGCCCCCAAGAGCAGGAGGGCCCCCGCGTCCACTTGCCCcgccactctctctctttcctccaccTCTCAACTCCAACGTGCTCAGTGCTCCTCCCAACATTGTCCAGCGACAAAAAGGCTCAGGACCCAACCTGGATGGCTCGCAGAACAACATGCCACCCCCTGCCATGCCCATGCCCATGTCCATGCGACCGGGTGTCATGCAGATGCCTCCTCCTCCAGGGACTGCTTCCGCCAACACGGGTGTCAATCCTGGCGGAAACCCCTCCAGCCACCACCACGCAGCCACCATCGAAAAGCGAGCCAACATCACATCCGTCGCAGCAGCCGGGGGCAGCCTGGCAGCGGGTGCTGGCTCCGGTGGGGCCACCATCTCGGCAAAACCTCAGATTATCAATCCAAAAACGGAGGTCACCCGCTTCGTGCCCACGGCACTGAGGGTGCGTAGGGACAAGGGTGGAGCAATGCCCGGGGCAGCAGCTGGGCCCCATGAGAGGCTAGGAAGGAGGAAAGATGAAAGCATGTTAGGACAGGGGCAGAAACAGCAGGCAACAGCTGCTTCCATGGGCTACGTCAACCCCTCCCAGATGAGTGCTGTGTCTCAATCCAACATGAAGAGTAAGGACCAGATGTATGAAGCCTTTATGAGGGAGATGGAGGGACTCCTCTGA
- the ddx47 gene encoding putative ATP-dependent RNA helicase DDX47, which yields MADVVEESVKQNTDEILGGSSSDDDNNDLISGENVEAVKTFKDLGITEVLCEACDQLGWKIPTKIQIEALPVALQGRDIIGLAETGSGKTGAFALPILQSLLASPQRLHTLVLTPTRELAFQIAEQFEALGSSIGVKCAVIVGGIDMMSQSLVLAKKPHIVIATPGRLIDHMENTKGFSLRALKFLVMDEADRILNMDFETEVDKILKVIPRERRTYLFSATMTKKVQKLQRAALKDPVKCAVSTKYSTVDKLQQYYIFIPSKYKDCYLVSILNELAGNSFMIFCSTCNNAQRVALLLRNLGITAIPLHGQMSQNKRLGSLNKFKSMSRSVLLATDVASRGLDIPHVDCVINYDIPTHSKDYIHRVGRTARAGRSGKSITFVTQYDVELFQRIESLIGKKLPAFPTQEDEVMMLVERVSEAQRYARMEMKEQGERKKRPRGGDRDDDDTEQASGVRKKVRGGAGGGSVGGGGGGGGGGGGGGGGEEEEEEE from the exons ATGGCGGACGTCGTAGAGGAAAGCGTGAAGCAAAACACAGATGAAATACTCGGTGGTTCGAGTAGTGATGATGATAACAATGACCTTATTAGCGGTGAAAACGTTGAGGCAGTGAAGACCTTCAAGGATTTG GGTATTACTGAGGTTCTCTGTGAGGCTTGTGATCAGCTGGGATGGAAGATTCCAACAAAGATTCAGATAGAAGCTCTACCAGTAGCTCTGCAAG GGAGGGATATTATTGGGCTGGCAGAGACTGGCTCAGGAAAGACGGGTGCCTTCGCTCTGCCCATCCTGCAGTCACTGCTGGCCTCGCCCCAGAGGCTCCATACACTCGTCCTCACCCCGACCAGGGAGTTGGCTTTCCAGATCGCTGAGCAGTTTGAGGCCCTGGGCTCCAGCATTGGTGTTAAATGTG CTGTCATAGTCGGAGGAATCGATATGATGTCCCAGTCCTTGGTGTTGGCCAAAAAACCACACATTGTTATTG CAACACCTGGTCGGTTGATTGACCACATGGAGAACACAAAGGGCTTCTCCCTACGAGCTCTGAAGTTCCTGGTCATGGACGAAGCAGACAGAATCCTCAACATGGACTTTGAGACTGAG gtGGATAAAATCTTGAAGGTGATTCCCAGAGAGAGGCGCACATACTTGTTCTCTGCCACCATGACTAAAAAG GTCCAGAAACTACAGAGAGCAGCTCTGAAGGATCCTGTGAAGTGTGCAGTATCCACCAAATACTCTACAGTAGACAAACTGCAGCAATACTACATCTTCATACCATCGAAGTACAAG GACTGTTACCTGGTGTCCATCCTGAATGAGCTGGCCGGCAACTCCTTTATGATTTTCTGCAGCACATGCAACAATGCCCAGCGGGTGGCGCTGTTGTTAAGGAACCTTGGTATCACTGCTATCCCTCTTCATGGCCAGATGAGTCAG AATAAACGTCTGGGGTCGTTAAACAAGTTCAAGTCCATGTCTCGATCGGTACTGCTGGCGACCGACGTTGCGTCCAGAGGACTAGACATTCCTCACGTTGACTGCGTCATCAACTACGACATCCCCACTCACTCCAAG GACTACATCCACAGAGTCGGACGAACAGCCAGAGCAGGGCGGTCCGGGAAATCCATCACATTTGTCACTCA GTATGATGTGGAGCTTTTCCAGCGAATCGAAAGCCTGATCGGGAAGAAACTTCCGGCCTTCCCCACCCAGGAAGATGAAGTGATGATGTTGGTGGAGAGGGTGAGCGAGGCCCAGAGATACGCCAGGATG GAAATGAAGGAGCaaggtgagagaaagaaaaggcccagaggaggagatagagacGATGATGACACAGAACAAGCAAGTGGCGTGAGGAAGAAagtgagaggaggagcaggaggagggagtgtaggagggggtggaggaggaggaggaggaggaggaggaggaggaggaggagaggaggaggaggaggaggaatga